In the genome of Carboxydothermus pertinax, the window TAGCAGGTCTTTTGCTTTATTTAGGTATAACTCCTTTTAGGTCGAATATTTCGGCATCATGAACGGTTAATTTGTACATTACATAATCAAACTTTTTTGAGTGCTCTTTAAGCGTTTGCTTTACTTCTTTCATGTCGCTTTTTAACTCATCAACATCTTTTCTAAGCTCGTTCATGTCGCGCCTTAATTCTTCAACTGCTGCATTGGTATTGCCAACAATGCGGATTAGTTCGGTGAGCATGTCCGTAATCTGGTCTAAACGCGCTTCGATTTTGGCGTTATCCATGTAATCACCTCCAAAATATTTAACGCCGAATACTATTAATTACAGAAAGAGTAATAGGCGTTTTTTCATCGCAAATAGCAAGTAGTTCTCGATGGGGTAGTAATTCACGATGTGGGCTATAGAAAAGATGAATAAAAACTCCTTCATCTTTAGCTGTTTGAATTGCGGGGAGATAATCGCTATCACTGGCAAAGATAGCCGCATGTGTTATTTGGCCTTTGGTGCTTAGTCTAACTAAATCTACGGCTAACATGACGTCTACTTGTTTTTGTTCAAATATTTTCTCGCCCGTTTCTCGAGATATACCTCGAAAGGCTAATTTTCCTTGTCGTACTTCATATCTTTGTAATCTTTTTAATGCTTCGTGAAATTCTGAAGCATTTGAAAATAGTTTTCTTTCTTCTTCTGTTGGAGTAGGGCTTTGATAGGGCAAACAGTTGTAATAATATGTACGAAGAATATCAATGCCGTTTGCCATCCAGGTGGAAAGTTTTAAATAATCAATTTTGGCTTTTTGAAACTGTATTGCCAAGACTTTATCGAGATATCCACCATCGATAAAACATGCAATTCTATAATTCATTCAATTCACCTCAATAAAGTATAAAGCCGCCATAAAGGCGGCTTTTTTGAAAATATGACTTATTCTATGCCTATCCTTCCTTATCCCTACTTCAAATTGAAGAGGGGGGAACGATAGGGATTATTCTGTTATTAATATTATATGCATTTGCCGCCAAAGTCAATCATTATTTTTAGTTAATTATACTAAAAACTACTAATCGTAGCTTTCCTCTTAGAAATTTTCGACTATTTCAAAGCATTTTATAATATAGTCTTTTAAATTTTCAATATCTTCCTTTTGGTTAATGATAACCCTGGATTCACCAAGGCCTTTAGGTGCTTCTTGAACCTCATATCCAAAAACGACTTTTTTTGTTTCATCTATAGGTAAACGAGATGCAATATACTTTATTGTAGAGGTCAGATTAATTCTTAAAAACCAACCATTTATATTTCGTTTATAAATACCAAAATAATTTACAGTATCTTTATAATTTATTTGGGAGATATCTTTATTTGCTTTTAATAATATTTCTTTAATTTTTTCAAAAGCATATAATTCTTCATCATTTGTTTCGATTTTCCTTTGCCTTTCCTCGGTGTCATTGTTTTCTGGAATACTTGGCTCCGGAAGTTGAGCAATAGTTTCATCATCTTCTTTTAAAATTCCTTGACTTATTATTTCAACTAATGTGGCTTGGATTGCTTTTTTAACAACCGGTCTAAATCTTTCAATAACATTTGCAGTAATTCTCGTATCGCTAAAATCCTTGATTAAAAATCTAATAAATTCATCTGAAGGATTTTTAAAAAGCTCTTTTAGATTCTTATTTAAATTTGCCATGTAAACTAAATCTTCAGCGTATTTTACCAGATTATCTTGGTCAAAAACTTCTTTGCGGAATTTAGCGATAGCTTCATAATCAGATTCTTTTAAATTTTCCAAATCAAATTCGTAAAATGGTGTAGGGTCCATAACATTATTTTGATTTAAGTCAGTAAAAAATTTATAAATAATGCCATTTGTTAAAATAGCTATTTTAACTTCAGGAGTAGAATTAAAATATCTACTAAGCTGAGTATCGTGGTTTTCTAATTTTTCAGTTACCGATTTTGCTTCAATAAACATTATTGGTTTATTGTTTTTAAAAATGGCGTAGTCTACTTTTTCGCCCTTCTTTTTCCCAAAATCAGCAGTATATTCAGGCTTTACCTCAAGGGGATTAAAGACGTCATAGCCCAAGATCTGAATAAATGGGATAATAAGGGCGTGTTTAGTGGTTTCCTCATTGTTGACGTGGACTTTTCTTTCGCTTATTTGCATACTTAGTTTTAAAAGATCATCTTTGAAGCTCATAGTAAACCTCCTTTATAAATTTATTCATTAGTTTTAATCATTTTTGACAGAGTAGCTTGGATTTCAAGTAATTGCTTAACATGTAACGGTGACATCCCGAGAGATAAGGCCGTTTCAATTGTTTCTATCCAGGAATTTTCAAATTCGTCTTTGGAAATTATTAGTGAAATGTACTCAGTCATTGAAGGCGGATTATGGCGAACGAGTCCAGTCATTGTTCCAATTATTTTGTGCTGTGATGTAACCTCAATATCTTTATATTTTGGGTTTGCTGACCTAAGAAAAGCTTTTCCATTTGTTTTCACATAAAATTTAAGATTTGCTTTCCAAGTTTCTTCCACAACGCCTGCTGCTACTACTTGTCCATTCAAAGCTGTTTCACTTTGCTTAAAAAAAGCAATATCTCCAGGGAATATCCCAGCATAAATCATTGAATCTCCTTCAACCTGCAAGGCAAAATCCGCTTTAATACCTGCTGGTAATGCAATTTCTTCAATCCAATTTTCTTCTGCTAATATTGGTATGCCTGCGCGGATTACTCCGAGTAGAGGGATGGCTTTAGTAGAGATAGGTTTATTATTTTCATTTGTCCGGCCAAGGAGAAAGTCTATTGTTACATTAAAAAAATTTGAAAGTTTAATAAGTGTGTCAAAATCCGGTTGCCTTTTATTTGATTCATAAAAGGATATTGTTGATTCCCCAATTGAAAGCAATCTTGCCAATTCTGCTTGAGTCAAATCTCTTTCAGTACGCAATTGTCGTAGTCTTTGTCCGAAGTTCACCAAAATCACCTCTATTTACCAAAATTATAACATTGCAAATAGCAAAGTGATAAGATAAAAAATTTTTCTTTGCAAATTAAAAAATATATCTTGACAATATGCAAAGTTAGGTTTAGAATAAAATCAAAGGTTTGCAAAACGCAATGAAGGAGGGAGAGAATGAACAAGCTAAAGCAATTGCGCAAAGCGAATGGGCTTACTCAGATGGAGATGGCCAAAAAATTGGGTATATCTGACAGCTACTATTGTCAGATAGAAAATGGTAAGCGAAGAATGTCCCTAAAAACTGCTCTTGATATTGCTGCAATATTAAAAGTAACTCCTAATGACCTTTTTTTGTCCTCTGACTTTGCAGAATGCCAAGAAAAATCCCAAACCAAAGCGGGGTAAGGAGGTGAGGGAGAATGAAGGCCAAAGAACTAAAAGCACGTATAATGTCAACCTACGTAGAGGATACGACACTTGAAGCAATTTCTG includes:
- a CDS encoding LexA family protein, translating into MNFGQRLRQLRTERDLTQAELARLLSIGESTISFYESNKRQPDFDTLIKLSNFFNVTIDFLLGRTNENNKPISTKAIPLLGVIRAGIPILAEENWIEEIALPAGIKADFALQVEGDSMIYAGIFPGDIAFFKQSETALNGQVVAAGVVEETWKANLKFYVKTNGKAFLRSANPKYKDIEVTSQHKIIGTMTGLVRHNPPSMTEYISLIISKDEFENSWIETIETALSLGMSPLHVKQLLEIQATLSKMIKTNE
- a CDS encoding type I restriction endonuclease; its protein translation is MSFKDDLLKLSMQISERKVHVNNEETTKHALIIPFIQILGYDVFNPLEVKPEYTADFGKKKGEKVDYAIFKNNKPIMFIEAKSVTEKLENHDTQLSRYFNSTPEVKIAILTNGIIYKFFTDLNQNNVMDPTPFYEFDLENLKESDYEAIAKFRKEVFDQDNLVKYAEDLVYMANLNKNLKELFKNPSDEFIRFLIKDFSDTRITANVIERFRPVVKKAIQATLVEIISQGILKEDDETIAQLPEPSIPENNDTEERQRKIETNDEELYAFEKIKEILLKANKDISQINYKDTVNYFGIYKRNINGWFLRINLTSTIKYIASRLPIDETKKVVFGYEVQEAPKGLGESRVIINQKEDIENLKDYIIKCFEIVENF
- a CDS encoding helix-turn-helix transcriptional regulator; translation: MNKLKQLRKANGLTQMEMAKKLGISDSYYCQIENGKRRMSLKTALDIAAILKVTPNDLFLSSDFAECQEKSQTKAG
- a CDS encoding NYN domain-containing protein — translated: MNYRIACFIDGGYLDKVLAIQFQKAKIDYLKLSTWMANGIDILRTYYYNCLPYQSPTPTEEERKLFSNASEFHEALKRLQRYEVRQGKLAFRGISRETGEKIFEQKQVDVMLAVDLVRLSTKGQITHAAIFASDSDYLPAIQTAKDEGVFIHLFYSPHRELLPHRELLAICDEKTPITLSVINSIRR